The Lolium perenne isolate Kyuss_39 chromosome 6, Kyuss_2.0, whole genome shotgun sequence genome segment atcctaaatttcaagcaaaaactaaaatcttcctgctttcaaatttccatttggaattttgagaatctaaaaaaatGGCaaccggatgtaactttttcccacgatcattttgatatattatacattttttcctgatgtcgtatgcaaaagataatgccattttaccttttcataaactttttttgcaaaaaaagtcaaaattcaaatttgttaatttcccctaatagtaggttgcgtaacatacaggaatctcaaaagatttaattttttgaattttctctcattttcttttgtattttacaaatctAAAAAAGGCGATCGGGGGGGGGGGTGGGTGGGGTGCGTGGGGAGCAAAAAAAAACATagaaaacctttagtcccggttgctaaTACCGACCGGGACAAAAGGCTTTCGCCCCGGAGGCAGCCTGCTgcaacccctttagtcccggttggtattgACTAAAGgttccaaacgaaccgggactagaGGGTTTTGTGGCCCGCGCCGTTCGAACCGGGACTAATGCGGCCCATTAATCCCGGTTTGTATTTAGACCGGGACTAAAGCTCCCATGGGCTTCGGacgaaagccctgttttctactagtgagtaCTAGTGAGTATTATCTCACTTATTCTGGCCTAGTACCCAAGCTCTACAATACGTTACACGCATTACAATACAATACTATAGCAGGCTATGTCTTCTACTGGCATCCCTCATTGCATTTCCCTTGAATCCATCCGTGAAAATGTGAAGTGCGTCTAAGTGATCCTGGAACATTGACTCTAGCACTAGCttcttgaaaggacacggatgttgcctggagggggggggggggggtgaatagggggTTTAAAACTTCTACGATATTGTCTTGAACAAATGTGGAATAACactagcgtttaatttgtcaagcacaaaacctatatatactagggttcacctatgttgctaagcaatacaagcaaccaggtaatagcaagatatataacttcaagcacgaaggctatcacaaaataaatggcataagtaaagagctcgggtataggaataaccgagggaacgcggagacgaggatgtatgccGAAATTCACTTCCCAAAGGAAGCTAGTCTCCTTGGAGCGGTGCGGAGGCACAGTGCTTCCCAAATGCCACAATGGCTCACCGTAATCTCCTCGCGCTCTTGCATAATGCAAGATGCCACGATCCACTAGggaacccttgagggtggtcaccgaaccgggACAAGCTTGGGGTaaactccacaacttaattggaggctcccaagtaaTCGACCGCGAGCTTTACACCACAATGGTTGAGCTCCGCGACACCACCAAGTCACCAAgccatctagggttccaagaacccaagaggaacaagctccgggTACAAGCACCCAAGAGTAAGTAATTAGCCCACGAACTTTCACTTCCAcgtatcaccgtggagaactgaaaccaatgcaccaaatgcAGTGGCAAGTCCTTCACTCCCAAATTCCACCAAACCTACAAAAGctatgggggaataagagagaaagaacaaaggaggagaacaccaaatttctccaagatctagatccaatggAATCCCTCACTAAGAGGGGATATGGATTGGTagaattgtagatctagatctcctttcTCTTTTCCCTCATGAGGGTGCAAGAATCATGGGCGGGAGAAtgaggaagcaagctcaagagaTTCAACAATGGGGGACAAAAACGAGGTCAAGAAgtgtcggggggatgacccccggtaggtcAAGAGTATGGCAAATGTGCCTAAGTGAGATGGCCAGAAACCGGTTTACAAGGTAATCCGGACAAGCCCATCAATCATTAAAGATAAGGGCAACCCGTTTAAAGGTTGCCTGGTACGTATGGTCCGGTATACCGGGATAGGTATGCTGGAGCAGGAGATACCGGCATGACTATGCCGAACGAGTCTAAGTTAAGCCAAATTCTCAAAGAGCATAACAGGCGAAGCTCCGGTTTACTCCGGGTAAAATTGTTATGGATCCGGCATAGGACCAACGGTCCGGTGCTGGTTAAAGATCCGGTCGCCCTCTACGGGACATTGGTGAGATAAGCAAGATCAGCTTGATGACGAAGCCCTGAGGCAAAAGCACGTTGCTGACGAAGGAGCAGCCGTAGGCCGACCAACTCGGGTCACCAGACAAGGGACGCAGGCGAGGACATCATGGCCTGAGCCAAGGCTACTTTATAAAGGTGGCTGATGTAGGCATAGATTCCCTCCTTGGTTCTTTCTCTTGTAAACCTCCTCTccactatataaggagaggggcagCTCCCTTGCACGTGAGGTTACATTATGATCCCAAGGGTTCCTGCTAGCTCTCTTAGGGTTTTCTCCCTATAGCTTCATCTTCAACCTTTGGCCAAGAGCTGAAGAACACCATTGTAGCTCCTTGTTGAGTTCATATACTAcagacatgcaggagtaggggtcttacctcctcacgagggccctgaacctgggtagatCATGTCTCCCGTGTGCGTTTGCTTGAGTTTCATCTCCATCCTCCCCTCCTCAGGATCCCTCGGTGTATATTTGGCCCCAACATAAGCCTACCCATGGCATCTGTTAGTTCACCACGATGATAGTtggtgcccaccgtggggctCGCAGCTCGCACCGGGTCTACGTCGGCACTGTGCCGGCACGCCGGTACCCTTCAGTGGGGCTGGTGGCACCAGATCCACCGGTGTCGCGCGCAGCCGGGTCGCGTACCGATCGCACCACTGGCAACGTCGAGGTGATGATGGCCGGCGCGGGAGATGCCGGCAAAGCAGCAGCCGGTGGCAACAACGCCCCCACCAAGTCCTCGCGCCCGGCCAAGCCCGCGCTGGAGCGAGATGAGAACATCGCCGGCATCTCCAACGTGCCTCCGGCAGCAACTTCGCTTCAAGCCGCCATGGACGTGCTGTCAACGCCCATCGCGCCCAATGCCGATGCGGTATTGACCTAGGCCGAGCTTGAGGCGCAGCGCCATATGCTTCTTACCGGAGCCACCGAGATCGCTCGTGCCCAGCAGGAGCTCAACATCACCCTTGTGAGTACAATgcagcccatggctttgcttctgttagcgcagaTCCTGCTAGAGTAGCTGCTACCCGGCTTAGAGGTCGTAACTTAGATAAGGACTTGCGCCGGGAAGTTCATTCCGGTAAATCTATGTCGGCATCCCTTTCGCCGGCAGAGAAGCCGAAGTATAGCACTCCGGATAAAACTCTTAGGGCTGCTCAAGCCGCAGTAGAGGCACTAGAATCTCTGTCGGGTGATGCTCTGGTAAAACAGCAAGCCTGGGTTAAAGAATTACTTGCTATGGCTACTAAACAAACTGCAGAGGCTGCCCGGAGCAAGCAAGGTGCCGGTGCATCCCAAGTCGTTCATTCGGCTAGGGATGCCGGAGAAAAAtcgcatgggcaggcatcgtccccccatcccgaCAGAAGAAGGGGAAAAGGTATAAACACCGAACATATGACGGTGTATGATCTGGTCTTAGCCGGAAAACAAAAACCCAGGCTGAACAATGCCGGCAGAAGAAGCCATGGGGGACGCCACGGCAATGCTAGAAATGGTTATGCCGGTGGAGAAAGGCCACCACCGAGATACCCGAGAGCCAGTGATGCAGCACCAAGCCGTTATGATGATGGTGACTCAGAATTCGATAGAGCCGGTTATCACAGAAACCCTCTAGGAGATCGTGTGGGAGAAAgatttctgctggcgcaagatgtgCGGCACAGGTTGGATAGAGTCTACCTGTCCGAGATGATCGAAACTGAAGGTCCTCCGGGTCCGCCATGTTTCGGCCCCCAGATCATGAGGGAGGAGCCTCCGGTGCGTAACTTTCAATTGCCCTGGGACACGAGGACTTATGACGGtagcactaagccggaagattggctcgctgaTTACATCACGGAAGTATATGTAGCCGGAGGAGGAAATCGCCGTTGGGCGGTTATATTCATACCGTCAGTATTGGTGGGACCGGCACACATCTGGTTGAACAACTTGCCCAGAGGAAGTATAAACGGGTGGCTAGATTTTGAAGAAGCCTTTGTcagtaacttcagcagcacgtacAAGAGGCCGAATCGTCCGCAACAGCTCGCCATGTGCCAGCAGCGCGAGAACGAAACCGACCGGGAATATCTAACCCGGTGGAGTGCAACAAGAAACTCATGTGAAGGAGTGATAGAAGCTCAAGCCATCAGTTGGTTCTGCAATGGATGCCGGCGAGGCTCACCGTTGTGACAAAGgctgcagagaaacatgccaaccACTCTGGCCGAGATGATCAAGGTAGCGGACAGTTATGCACTGGGTGATCCGATGCAGCTGGCAATTGCGGTAGACCCACTGCCGAGATACCCACCACGCCAAGATTTCTGGAACAACAACAGCCACCACAAGAGGAGAGAAGATTTTCCTGATAGAAGATACGGCATGCAGCAAGTGGCAGCGGTGCAAGATAACCCAGAAGCCGGCGGAAGCCAAAGACAGAAAACCGGAGGTCAGTCATGGGGTGGCCTGAAGAAACAGTGGGGGGAAAAGAAGCCCTGGCACGATCAGCCCAAGTATACCATGGAGTCGGCGATGAATCAGCCGTGTAGGTTTCACACTCCTAACCCGAGTAAGCCGGCAAACCACACAACCCAGAACTGCTCTTGGACCCAGCGGTTGATGAAGGAAGGCCATGGTGGAttaccacctccacctcctcttaccggagcaaatgcacAACCAGTTCAAGCTCCTGCAAACCGGCCACAGCAGCAGGAATGAGTCCATCAGGCGGACGATGGCAATAATAACAATGCCGCGCCTCGCGCGCCTCTGGGCCGGAATGTATATCAAGATCTGGACATGTGCTGTGTGGTCTTTGTGACCGAGCCGATGGACCGACAGAGCTTACATCGGCGCTCCATGGAAGTGAATGTCATCATACCAGCCGTTCCGAGATACATGCAATGGTCGCAGCAAGAGATCACCTGGTCTTTGAAGGATCACCCAAAAGTGATGCCCAATCCCGGTGGTTATGCACTGGTGGTTGACCCCATAATGCACGGACCATCAGTACAAGTCCGGTTTAGCAAGGTGCTGGTGGATAATGGCAGCAGTATCAATATAATGTACCGGCACACGATGCATACGCTCGGAATCACCGAGAACATGCTGGAGCCAAGCCACACCACGTTCCACGGCATAGTTCCAGGTTTATCGTGCTCACCATTGGGCGAAGTTCGAGTggatgtcttgtttggtggcaaGGACAACTGCCGAGTTAAGAACATTCTGTTTGAAGTGGTTGATCTCGACAGCCCATATCACGCTTTGCTGGGGAGGCCGGCATTAGCGAAGTTCATGGCATCAACTCAtgtggcttacctcaagatgaagataccGGCACCCAACGGAATCATAACGGTGGTGGGCCACTacaagatctcactggaaaccaCTTCAGCTGGATCATGCTTGGCCGAATCATTGGTCATAGCGGAGGAGAAGAGAAGAATCCAGACTGCTGTCGCGCTGGCACAATCGGCACAGCTGAACATGGTGGCAATGAGCAACCCGCTCGGTGGAACGGCTTTCAAGCCACCAAAGGAGACAAAGGACATTGTTCTGGATCCGGCATACCCGGAGCGCACCGTCCGTATCGGTGTCGGATTAAGTGAGGCattggaaagcgcgctcgtcaacttcctccatgagaatcggaacatcttcgcctggtctactgatgacttcgtgggtgtgccgagggagttggctgagcactctttaaatatCCAGAAAGACGCTAAGCCGGTAAAGCAGCCCTTGCGCCGCTTCGCTGAAGACCGAAGGAAGATCATCGGTGAGGAAGTCACCAAGCTGCTGGTATCCGGCTTCATTGTGGAAGTCTTGCATACCGAATGGCTGGACAATCCAGTCCTCGTCAAGAAGAAGGAGGAAGACCCAAAAGCGCCGAAAGCTTGGTGCATGTGTATTGACTACACACATCTGAACAAGGCTTGTCCCAAAG includes the following:
- the LOC139832268 gene encoding uncharacterized protein translates to MEVNVIIPAVPRYMQWSQQEITWSLKDHPKVMPNPGGYALVVDPIMHGPSVQVRFSKVLVDNGSSINIMYRHTMHTLGITENMLEPSHTTFHGIVPGLSCSPLGEVRVDVLFGGKDNCRVKNILFEVVDLDSPYHALLGRPALAKFMASTHVAYLKMKIPAPNGIITVVGHYKISLETTSAGSCLAESLVIAEEKRRIQTAVALAQSAQLNMVAMSNPLGGTAFKPPKETKDIVLDPAYPERTVRIGVGLSEKDAKPVKQPLRRFAEDRRKIIGEEVTKLLVSGFIVEVLHTEWLDNPVLVKKKEEDPKAPKACIQGAEDNVGHSTM